A window of Phaseolus vulgaris cultivar G19833 chromosome 4, P. vulgaris v2.0, whole genome shotgun sequence genomic DNA:
attttcaaatttacaaattaaaataaaattaatctctAACTTATTTCacttaaaataagaataataaaaaaaagttaagacCTTGGAACTCTGGAACTCtctggaaacacaaaataaacTAAGGGTGGGTCTCTTAAGCCTACTTCCCAATTTATTGTTCAGTTTTCATCTCTTGGGATGTCCATATTCAATGCAAAGTTATGTTTTTTCCAACCGAGAAAGACCCTTAGTTGCAAACGTCTATGATTTCATCCTTTTCTTCAGATTGCTTTACTTCCTTTCTCCATTTTGGCAGAATctagtgagttttttttttcatatgtactttcttatttctttattcTTGAGTTCTAGAACATAAGAActttatttctcttttattttcacATGAGAATAAGGAATTTGTATTCATACCTACTTTAGAGGCATTCATGAATTCGGAactgaaaataatttttcttctttgttgatTATGCacataaatgataattaaagtTCTGCTTTTGACATGCATTTAGTTCACAGATTTCAGGTTAAAGCATTTTATTCAAAAAATCATCCATATTTTATTTACGATTTACTTATCAATGATTTTTGTTTGTTGATATCTCTTTTTTGGAATTAGTCATTACAGACAATGAATGCACATTTATGGAAACCGACAATGTAAGTAAAAGGTGAGCTTTTGTGGACCGTTGACAAATTTTAGGGTTTCTTGCACGAATTccttttcttattattattttataattaggtTATATTTGGAAATGATGGAGAAGAATACAACTGTTTTCCTGTTGAAATGtacctttttttaataattataacaataTAGGATTTGTATGCCCAAAAATAGTTTATGAGTACAATACTCTCTAAAGTTATGGTGCCAAAGGTTACTACAAGAAACGAATTTGGTTTCCATTCTCAGTCAAACGGTAATGTATCAAGAAATTCATCTACATTTATATTTATGGTTCTTGAGTCATATATGTTCTTCATTGGCTTTCTGAATGCACTTCAGCGTAGTTCTTATTCGTAAATATTATTGGTTAGCCACAATAATGAACAAACAGTTTATGATACAAAATACTTGAAACATTCttatatgtttttgttttgttttcccCAAATAaatccaactttttttttaattatagcaTCAGAAATTGTACTTCTGTTGTTATTTCCACTACATGTCATTCCAAATGGAATACCATTAATTCGGATAACCATTTCAGCTTGAAAAAAGAGTACTATGAAAGatgaattttgatgtacttctgTACTCTTGCACATTTTTAGTTtgtatttgtaattttgttaaCTCTTTCTAATTTCTATTCACAACATTGTTTATTTCATCATTTACTTTATAGTTAATTTTGCCTTCTACTTAAGAATTTCACTTAGTTTGTGTCTAATTAATATAATGGCGTATTTTTTGGAAGAATGTTAGTCAGATATCTTACAGGTTTGTCAACTATgttataatgttataattattcAAGATTCTATATCTTATttgttcttccattttttttaagattattacaataatattttgCTTTCAGAGAAGGTATTATTACAGGTATGTATATTGATTTACAacagttatttatttatacgTGGTTCAAAATTATTGTTCCCATTCAATTATTTTTCACATTTATGTTTGATatgtgtttttaatattttttttataagtcatAATGATTTTACCCTTTTTAAtccttattttatatttcttattGTACTAACCTTTTTGtgtaaactattttatttttaattaataatgtgCATTAAATAGATGTCAGAAATGTGGTCGTTCTCTATCCCTTATACACTCTTCTCAATGTAGACTTTTAGTCTTCCTAGGGATTTCTCTTAGATATGGCAGCAAGTAATCATTTCAATATATACATAAAGTAGGTAAAAATTATAAGTCTATTCGTTTTACTATTAAATTATTAGATATGTCAAAATTATatagatatattattattttcaattacgttaattgtttgttttttttcatataaatactaattattagtaaataaaattatactgtttactaatattattatcatttgttataaaaattagaaaattgtaataattattatttcaatatttGTTTAATAAGATACTTGAAAGACAAGTATTCTGTTGTATAATGCAGTGGAAAGTTGAAAGGTCATCAAATACAATGGTGTAGCAATAATTATAGTTAACATACTTATCTTATTTTCTATTCATGATtgactattttattatttataaatatttaaataataatttttttatgtactcttattattcattattaattatGTATTGATTTTCTTGAACTGAAACGACATGTTGTTTGAGGCAATGGATATGAAAGTGTGACGACTCATATTTGGCTATAAATACGTAAGAAACTTGCCTTTTCATTACTCAGAATCCTACTCTTTTCTTCTATCTACGTTTCTATATTACCTTTTCCTAAGTCATTCAATCTccacttttattattaacttagatgactttttttcttctatctACTTTTCTATATTTACCTTTTCCTAAGTCATTCAACCTccacttttattattaacttAGATGGCTTTTTCTGCTGAAGAAATTAATGAACTTGATACACGAGGTCTTTTTTGTTCAATGTACATTCGCGGGCAAGTatgtagtttattttttttctcttcaataCCTACTTTTTTCATCAATGCATTTTGTTTACCCTATTTTATTTTACACAATGTATAAAATGGTTATGTTGATCGTGCCTTCGCTGTTGAGTTTCAATCAGAACTTTCTAAGGAGTGAACCCTCGCAGATAATGCAGGGAACGTCCATAATGTATATTATAACCAGGATATATTGTCTTCCCAAATTTTGGATGGATGGTCGACTTTGAGTTCCATTTATGGCTTTAAAGGCGACCACTCTATACTCTTCCGTTACGgggtcaaagttgtttcaaaataaCTGTTTTTATGGGAGAGATCTGTGAAATTGGTGTTAATCATTATTTGAAGGAAGTTCAAGGAAGGGAACCGCTGACCAAGAGTCCCTTTGAACATTTTTACATTACGTTGTCTTCTTTTAATATCAAAAGAAATTATCTGGTAACTTTAAGAATCCTTTCTTTTAAATGCTTTGTTTATATTCTATTTCTTTTCTTCAATACTTACTCTTATTTTGTTGAAGGATCTCCGCGGTGGATTTGCGGAATATCTTTCGAAAACGAAATTCAGAAACGTTACGCTACATGGACTGCTACATGATGTTCAATGCAAAGTGTTAAGAGGAAGGTTTCCTTGCACAAACATCAAGCTTGGGAGTGGCTGGAAAAAAATTTGTAGTCTTCATTCCTTCCGTGAAGACAACACAATTATATTTGAATGTCATATGATGATGCCTTCTTCTGATATCAAGGTTCTGCTACTCATGAAAAGTCATTATAAAAGACAGCCCAAACTCtataattatatttcttaatGTTTTTTTGGATAAtcctttcttttgttttgaaaggAGAAAAAAGTTACCTTTTGTGGTTTACTTAAGTTTCCCTTTGTTGGAAACCAGAacagtttattattattaatgtttatgtttattttattgttattatgtttaatgtttatctgaatatatttgtttttatttgttctaTGTTTTACTTCAAACTTTCATTCATTATCAGACGTGTTTATAATGTGTTAGCATTGTTACATATGATGTTTAACGGCAGTACATTACACTTAgaaatttttcattattttttatctggTATTCAATAGGTTTTAATATATTCTGCAATAAGGTTTGTTATTATATTGTTCATTATTAATCACTCAGTAATGTAttacattttgatttttttcaccTGTTTTGGCATACAGTTAGACTTTTGTTATATGAACTTTTAAATTTCTTTCGTTTGTATGAGCACtatatgttttaattaatatttcatcCTTTGtcattatatatttcatatatttgaTTTCAATTTCTAGCAAAGAAGGTTGTCGCATAATTCAATATGCTTCATACCTAAATCATGTTCCTTAAGGAACAAACATATTCTTTTATACGATTTACTTTAAATGTGTTTctataatgtaattaattatattttttacataatttttttttaattgcagATATTAGTTCAAGATCTTTTTGGAGATGTACCCACATGATGAAGTTCGTGGACATCAATCAAATTTacctatattatttttattggatCTCAAAAACTTTTGAATGACCATCattgtaattataatttaaatgttttggGGACAATTAATTAGttcctctttttcttttataataccTGTATTATTTACAATGTAAACTAATGTAATCTGCTCATGAAtgctttaatatttatttactatatttaatatttattttaaatttgaatgatTCACATTTGAAGTAAATTTGTCTTTATTAACAATTTGTaacttatattaattattataattataataatgataattaaaTATAGTAAGTTGTCtattaaattttagtttaacttttttttatctatgaAATGTTATATACCATCGAAGTATTGTACGAAATTTCGAAttatttgaacaaattactttttaaatttatttgccaaaattaaaataatattacagaCACTTTAAAAAGTCAAAAAATTAATCATCAAAATCAAACTGAATAaaatttccaaattttcaaattaaaataaaatcaatttcaaaagtattttacgtaaaataataatgataaataaaaaaggtAGGCACTGGAACTTTCTGGACACACCAAATAAACCATTGGGTTTTCTAATCTTACTTCCCAATTTATTATTCACTTTTCATCTCTTTCAATTTCTATCATCAAAGCAAAGCCATGTTTTTTCCAGCAGAAACAACCTTTGTTGCAAACATCTGCTCTTCCATCCTTTGTTTCAGATTAGCTTTCTTCCTTTCTCCATATTAACAGAATCTGGTGGGTTTTGTGTTTTACATTTCTAATTTGTTAATGCTTTATTATTAAGCTCTACAACATAAGACCCTATTTCTCTTTTAGTATATTTTGTTCTTTTACTGAGTATATTTTCTGTTATAAAGCTTTGAATTTAACAATACATCTAACTTCTTTTGTTATGGAATTTATTTACATTTCCCATGAAATTGTTGAAAAATTGTTGTCTGAATTGAGCTTTAAATACACTTGGCCACAAGTAATGAAGTTCATATTTATTCTATAATAGTATTTCCTATAATTAATGAGATATTGCGTTATGTTACAATTTACTATGTCAAAagtctttatttaataatatgaaaagaGAATACATACAGTGAGTTACAATATTATGCATACATGTAGATGTATACATTTAAGTTCTGGCTTGCTGTTTTTGGAACAATGTGTTTACCATTTTCTATGTGGTTAACATCTATAAGACAACTACATGAATATATGacttataaaattatgaatatatgATTACCTCATGGATATTGTATCTAAAAGATTCTGTATGCTTTATATTTTGCAGCTACAAAACACCCATTGCCAATTTGATGAACAAGAAAATGCTCAAGCTATAAAACACCCCTTGCCAATTTGATAAAGAAAAAGCTGAAGCACAATGATTcacaacaaacaacaaaacTTTACTATTTATGGATCAAGCCTACCTTGCCTTTTAAATTTGAGAAAAGATCtatctaaatatatttatacattgctatgacaataaatataatacacaatgttatttgtaatttgggtcaattttttatttttgatcgatttgatttttcttaattctttaCTAACTACCTTGTCTTTTAAATTTGAGAAAAGATCtatctaaatatatttatacattgctatgacaataaatataatacaaatgttatttgtaatttgggttaaatttttatttttgtttttttatgtattcTTAATTGTTTACTAATAATGGAATAATTGATCgatttgatttttcttaattttttactaATACTTCAATAATTGatgtaattttgatttataattttaatttactctacaataattcttaattttgatatataaatttattattataatatttttatttaaataataaatatttaaaatattcccTTGCATTTTGAAAAGGGTAGTTCATAACCTATGGTGGGACATTCCATTCCGTAACCATTTCAGAATATCATTTTCATAATACACTTTATAAATTCTACATTTATCATTTTGATagtgaaaaaatgtattatagaAAGGATATTCTGAAATGACTTCCTATTTCAAAAACATCTTTTACTTACAAAAACATCCCTTATTCTAGAACTACTCTATCAAAACTATCAAGAATAATTTGGTATTTCGAAAGATGTAAGATATTTACCCATATTTTAActagaataaattaaattaagatcGATCATAAATGTTGAACACAATCCATATCATACATCAAATCATTTTAGATTTATCTAATTTTGAGCCTTATAATCAGATCAACCAAGTGGTCTGATCCAATTTCTTCAACCAAGATTTACTTCCACTATCACGCTACACCTTGATTATGTTATAAGTATTGTTTGAAGTCTAATAAATTGCATTTACACCTAAAACCTCAACTACGAATATAAAATATACACACATACACACAATAATTTCCAGCATCATTATCCATTAAAATTTCAATGAAAATGCATACATGCTTCCATGACCATGATAAGATCTTTGCTAGTCTCGCGTCTGTAATATTTTGAACCATTTTAAGGATTAAGAGACTTGgaaaattaagaataatttattgTCAAATGATGCATATCTAACACATTTGGAAAGAAATATGAacaatgaaactcatttgataGAAAACATCATGaaaaaaactaatgaaatgataTATTCCACACTCATGCCACCATCTCACAAAATTACAAATGAAGTTCTACATGTATTACAGGTCTAATATCCTCCACTGACATAACTCGTATATCTGCTGTCTTGCTTTCCTTGAaacaaaaaatgtaaataaaaatgaagCTTACTGCTTTTATTCCAACACTATAAGATTTATACAGCGATTGCAGCCACGGCCACAAACAGTAACGCTTCTGAACTAAAGCAATTACATAGTGGCAGTACCCGTCATTGAACAAAGCCGGCCTTAGTATCCACTGTGGAGACAACAAAGCCAGGGATTGCATGCTCTTcgaaaatatgaaaaaacaaaGTACTTACTGCAGGTATAAAACACACTCGTGAGCAAGACTTAAGATTCTCATATAAGGAAATGTGTGGCCGGATGATAATTCTTCATCACAGATCATGAGGGGAACGGCTATGATCTGAATGTGTCTGAGATCCAACACTAGAGTTTTGAGAGGTAAACAGGTTGGGGTATGAGAAGTATGAGTCGTCATCCATTGAAGGTAATCTCTTGGGCTGGTGACTAGAGAAGTTGTCATTCAGTACATGATTACTGGGCGGGGAGGAATCATAATCTTCCTTGAGTGTGTTAAAGGAAGGAAAACTTGATGAATGAGAGTCTGGGGAAGTATAATGATCCTGGTAATGTTCAAGATCTTTTCTATTATGGACATCAGAGTTACCTGCAGAATTTTGCTCGGTGAAATGCTTATCCTTTTTTGGAGATTCATTATCACCACCAGCATAAAATGGGTTCTCGGAGCTACTGTCGGATACATGTTCATCACTTCTCTTCTTAGTCAGCTCATTAATTCGGATTTGAGCAAGACTAGCTGCTGTGCGAGCTGCAGCTGCTGCACGTTCAGCAGTTTCTGCAGCAGCATGGGCAGCAGCTAACACATCCTGTAAGTCCACTTTGGGTTCTGATTTTGCGCTTGAAAAGGTGGGAGAAGAGTCACTAGGTCTTGCAGAAAATGATCCAGACGATAATGCTGGAGGAGAGATGAATGGCACAAACTGTATATTCTCTTTGGCAATTGAAGTATGGAGTTCATTTTTGTGAACTGTTGATCTATCTTCAACTTGCTCCTGCTTGACATCTTCAAAATCTCCAGAATTGCTTGATGAATCAAGATCAACTTCAAGGGGTTCCATAGTCAGATGTGTAACAATTTCAGGAGCTGTGGCAACATTTGCGTTTGGCCGTACTGATACTTTAGGAACTTCAGGAAATTCTAATGTATCAGAGCCAGAATCAGAATCAGgttcttctttattgggtgttTCATGAGAAGAGTACATCTCTTCCTGGGGCTTTTCATCAGGAAGGGGCAACTTAGACCCACTAAAGAATTGGGTGGGGCCATTCTGAAAAGGAAAGGACTTATAATGTAAGATAGTGGTGTGTTGGGAAATCATTCCCAGTATTTTTCTAGCTAGTCATTACAACCTAAAACTTACCAATAAATCTTCATGTTTTTTAAAGAACTCAGTTTCTGAAGCAGCCGGGTCCCATTCTAAATCATGCTCAACAGCAATTTCTTTCAGAAGGTTCAGTTTCTTTTCTGGTGAAGGTGCACGAATTGAAAGTAGCTCTATTAACTGCAATTGAAATTCACATGGAGAATGTCATGAAAATAAAATGGCTTTTTGTATAAAAAGTTTAGTACAAGAGAAGAAAAGTTTTTAATAACATGAAAAATTCATGGAACCTGGCGATTAACCCCGCAGTCTGGCCTGAGCTCAGTTGCAGCAGATAAAAATTCCTTCCCATATTTGGCAGCAAATAGCATCTGAACCTGCAACAGCTCTGGCAGATCCGCACACCTCGGTGCAGCAAAACATACACTAGATATAGCTTCCTTCAAGTCAAGGGGACATTCCCTGAAAATATTGTGAACATTCATAATTAGAGAATAATGATTGATATTTTATAGTTATACTTTCGTTACAAGAATGATCATGGTCTTAATCACAACATgcactttttaaaaaacaagtACTAAATAATGCTAAAAATCCATTGGCCACTTTTTCCGACTTATCATCACACTCTCAAAAAGATGATAAGCAAAATTCCCAGTCtatttaatgataataatagcaaataatacaaattatatgAAGATTAGAACAGCAATTGAAAACCATAGGGAATCATCACTTGTAGAACTATGTGGCAGTAATATTTGATAATTAGGGTAGTACAAAAGTTAACAAAAGAAGTGATGTTCTCACAGCTAATGATCATGATAATTGGGATAGTTTCTTAAGACATTAAAACTGGTTGTGGCTGCAAATAAAACCTACTAGATGAACCATTGAATTATAtcaaaaagaaaattttcaGCAAAACTTCTAGCAAGCTTTTTTTAATGGTTATATGACTTCTCTTAGGTCTTCGTCTAGTCTAcctcattatttttaattcaaccCCTTTTTCTCACTAGTGTTTCTGTTGGTCTTCTTCTCACACAACCAGATCACCTTACAAAGTTCCATCATCAATAAGGGCTCAGAATGTCATTGATATAAATCATTTgtaattttacattttcttgTATTTCCAATGATCCACTCAATCACCTCAGTATTCTTATCTCTGCTACAATTACTTTTGTTCTCGTTGGCACTTCACTGTCCAAACACCAGGGCATGACTCATTTTATAGTTTTCAGTAGATTTTTCATTTGAGTGTCACAGGCATTGGGACATTTCAATCACAAAATTATATCCCAATCATTTACCAATTGATTGATAAATTTGTTCAAACACTCCCTCAACCAAAATGCTGAAAAAAATCATCGTTTCTTCTTAGTTTAATGCTTTTACATTGCTTACTGTAGGTCTTGACTACAAACAAATTGATC
This region includes:
- the LOC137837507 gene encoding uncharacterized protein, giving the protein MAMFDSLFNKGFKAAKCKTLLKLTIPRIKLLRNRRENQLKNMRRDIAKLLETGQEATARIRVEHIIREENMMAAQEIIELFCELIAVRLPIIESQRECPLDLKEAISSVCFAAPRCADLPELLQVQMLFAAKYGKEFLSAATELRPDCGVNRQLIELLSIRAPSPEKKLNLLKEIAVEHDLEWDPAASETEFFKKHEDLLNGPTQFFSGSKLPLPDEKPQEEMYSSHETPNKEEPDSDSGSDTLEFPEVPKVSVRPNANVATAPEIVTHLTMEPLEVDLDSSSNSGDFEDVKQEQVEDRSTVHKNELHTSIAKENIQFVPFISPPALSSGSFSARPSDSSPTFSSAKSEPKVDLQDVLAAAHAAAETAERAAAAARTAASLAQIRINELTKKRSDEHVSDSSSENPFYAGGDNESPKKDKHFTEQNSAGNSDVHNRKDLEHYQDHYTSPDSHSSSFPSFNTLKEDYDSSPPSNHVLNDNFSSHQPKRLPSMDDDSYFSYPNLFTSQNSSVGSQTHSDHSRSPHDL